Proteins co-encoded in one Conger conger chromosome 4, fConCon1.1, whole genome shotgun sequence genomic window:
- the LOC133125953 gene encoding butyrophilin subfamily 3 member A2-like, which produces MKADWSMCPYLILLILHQTSRSEMFQLLGPAGPVIAVVGEDVVLPTHLKPNISAEDMRIEWFRPQHRDPLVHLYLLGESRNEPQNPSYSGRAALFPEELRKGNTSLRLSRVQVSDEGQYSCYIQSKSDNNYRIMVSLEVRAVGTEPVIFREADEEGEVGLLCESKGWYPQPDLIWQDSEGHNLTTEKPEILRDSLNLIAIRTRVVI; this is translated from the exons ATGAAGGCTGATTGGTCAATGTGCCCGTATTTGATTCTCCTGATCCTCCACCAGACCTCCAGATCAG agaTGTTCCAGCTTCTGGGTCCAGCTGGTCCTGTCATTGCTGTAGTTGGTGAAGATGTTGTCCTTCCCACTCACCTCAAACCCAACATAAGTGCAGAGGATATGCGCATAGAGTGGTTCAgaccgcagcacagagacccacTGGTGCATCTCTACCttctgggagagagcaggaatgAGCCCCAGAACCCATCGTACAGCGGAAGGGCCGCACTCTTCCCTGAGGAACTGAGGAAGGGCAATACGTCTCTGAGGCTGAGCAGGGTCCAGGTCTCTGATGAGGGGCAGTATTCATGTTACATTCAGTCCAAGTCTGACAATAATTACCGCATCATGGTTTCACTGGAAGTAAGAG ctgtaggAACTGAGCCAGTGATCTTCAGGGAAGCAGATGAAGAAGGGGAGGTTGGCCTGCTGTGTGAATCTAAAGGTTGGTATCCTCAGCCTGACCTCATCTGGCAGGACAGTGAGGGTCACAATCTCACCACTGAGAAACCCGAGATACTCAGGGACAGCCTGAACCTCATTGCCATAAGAACACGTGTCGTCATATAG
- the LOC133125954 gene encoding butyrophilin subfamily 1 member A1-like, translating into MHIEWFRPQNRDPLVHLYLLGESRNEHQNPSYSGRTTLFPEELRKGNTSLRLGRVQVSDEGQYSCYIQSKSDNNYRIMVSLEVRAVGTEPVIFREADEGGEVGLLCESKGWYPQPDLIWQDSGGHNLTTEKPEILRDSLGLIVIRTRVVIKREGSSRFTCRVLQQKLHEEKVTEFYLHGKHKQIHEELEMHRNNSTEENGALCTGDRGLEMSESNTEE; encoded by the exons ATGCACATAGAGTGGTTCAGACCACAGAACAGAGACCCACTGGTGCATCTCTACCttctgggagagagcaggaatgAGCACCAGAACCCATCGTACAGCGGAAGGACCACACTCTTCCCTGAGGAACTGAGGAAGGGCAATACCTCTCTGAGGCTGGGCAGGGTCCAGGTCTCTGATGAGGGGCAGTACTCATGTTACATTCAGTCCAAGTCTGACAATAATTACCGCATCATGGTTTCACTGGAAGTAAGAG ctgtaggAACTGAGCCAGTGATCTTCAGGGAAGCAGATGAAGGAGGGGAGGTTGGCCTGCTGTGTGAATCTAAAGGCTGGTATCCTCAGCCTGACCTCATCTGGCAGGACAGCGGGGGTCACAATCTCACCACTGAGAAACCTGAGATACTCAGGGACAGCCTGGGCCTCATTGTCATAAGAACACGTGTCGTCATAAAGAGAGAAGGCAGCAGCAGATTCACCTGTCGAGTTCTGCAGCAGAAGCTCCATGAGGAAAAGGTGACAGAGTTTTACCTCCATG GGAAACACAAACAGATCCACGAAGAACTAGAGATGCACAGAAACAACAGCACAGAGGAAAACGGAGCACTATGTACCGGGGACCGCGGACTGGAAATGAGCGAGAGTAATACTGAAGAATGA